From a region of the Cenarchaeum symbiont of Oopsacas minuta genome:
- a CDS encoding chorismate synthase — protein sequence MSSSIGKRLVLTSFGESHGKCIGTVLDGCPAGLKLDEKDIQPMLNWRRPGQSVITTQRREGDVAEILSGTFRGKTTGAPIAVIIWNKDKDSRAYDDLVDTLRPGHADYPAMVKYSKYNDWRGGGRFSGRLTATHIMGGAIARKLLAQTLKVKTDSYVIQIGEYAMPESNTTPSQKKIYSTDTRCPHVKTASDMKKTILDAKKNGDSLGGIVKSVTSGVPVGLGEPIFDSIESEVAKAIYSIPSVKGIEFGSGFAGSSSTGSKNNDIYKIDSRKKIITKTNNSGGILGGLSIGMPIVMNIAFKPVSSISMRQRSVKMSTKKSIDLYIKGRHDPCVVPRAPPIVDALVSLSLADLAIRGGFIPQVIHSHGQD from the coding sequence ATGTCAAGCTCTATTGGTAAAAGATTGGTATTGACAAGCTTTGGTGAAAGCCATGGTAAATGCATAGGGACCGTTCTTGATGGATGCCCAGCAGGATTAAAACTCGATGAAAAAGATATACAACCTATGCTAAACTGGCGAAGGCCAGGTCAGTCTGTAATTACAACGCAGAGAAGAGAAGGGGATGTTGCAGAGATACTCTCTGGCACATTTAGAGGAAAGACAACAGGTGCGCCCATTGCAGTCATAATATGGAACAAGGATAAAGATTCACGTGCATATGATGATCTTGTAGATACTCTGCGTCCAGGGCATGCAGATTATCCTGCAATGGTAAAATATTCAAAATACAACGATTGGAGAGGAGGGGGTAGATTCTCTGGAAGGTTAACTGCCACGCATATAATGGGTGGTGCAATTGCACGTAAACTTTTAGCGCAGACACTAAAAGTAAAGACAGACTCTTACGTGATTCAAATCGGAGAATATGCAATGCCAGAGTCGAATACAACCCCATCGCAGAAAAAAATCTATTCTACAGATACGCGCTGTCCTCATGTAAAGACTGCATCAGATATGAAAAAAACAATACTAGATGCCAAAAAAAATGGCGACTCGCTTGGTGGAATTGTCAAGTCTGTCACCAGTGGCGTACCTGTTGGATTGGGAGAGCCTATCTTTGATTCAATCGAATCAGAGGTGGCAAAGGCCATATACTCGATACCATCTGTAAAGGGAATAGAATTTGGTTCTGGTTTTGCCGGTTCTAGCTCAACTGGTTCAAAGAACAATGATATCTATAAAATAGATTCAAGAAAAAAGATTATCACAAAGACAAACAACTCTGGTGGCATACTAGGAGGGCTCTCAATTGGCATGCCGATTGTCATGAATATTGCATTCAAACCTGTCTCGTCAATATCGATGCGACAAAGGAGCGTAAAGATGAGTACAAAAAAGAGTATAGATCTTTATATCAAAGGCAGGCATGATCCATGCGTGGTACCGCGTGCACCTCCAATAGTTGATGCACTAGTATCCTTGTCTCTTGCAGACCTTGCAATACGTGGCGGTTTTATACCCCAGGTGATCCACAGTCATGGTCAAGATTAG
- a CDS encoding Aspartate aminotransferase, translated as MVKISQLREQIDEITIQMLDLFKKREDVVRQIGIIKDANGKNVHDESREEQLRAKVIKACADIGLKDDVGSRLLNFLLRESIKVQSDLGSQNTHLSVFAKAKEMEKKGAKIIHMEVGEPDFAHPPQVADLLKEACVKGRVKYGMPKGSDDLREKIAKHISSISSENILVTPGARFAVYLAIETLLECGDEIIIIEPAWPAYSQCATNAGVKTRIIKTSIESGWEPSLQEIESKINSNTKMIILNYPNNPTGKILSDKMFDSIMDIAKAHNMYVLSDEIYSQYAYTKKHKSIVSYGYERSIVAQSFSKSHAMTGFRIGYVVADKTIVKKMSQLLALCMTSVCEPVQYAAMRVLDYNVSSNAHIIQDRLDILYKAAKKAGLEIVPPDGAMYLFCRLPRNLDGVVISEKLLEFGVAVAPGASFGQYRNYIRLSACADIGQLIKGIKIISNMVNA; from the coding sequence ATGGTCAAGATTAGTCAACTGCGTGAGCAGATAGATGAGATTACAATCCAGATGCTAGATCTTTTCAAGAAACGTGAGGATGTGGTACGCCAGATCGGAATCATAAAGGATGCAAATGGCAAAAATGTCCATGATGAGTCTCGCGAGGAACAGTTGCGAGCCAAAGTGATCAAGGCATGTGCAGATATCGGCCTCAAAGATGACGTAGGTTCAAGATTGCTAAACTTTCTGTTAAGAGAATCGATTAAAGTTCAATCAGATTTAGGTTCACAAAACACACACCTATCTGTATTTGCAAAAGCAAAAGAGATGGAAAAAAAAGGTGCAAAGATAATCCACATGGAAGTTGGAGAACCAGATTTTGCACACCCACCACAAGTTGCAGATCTACTAAAAGAAGCGTGTGTAAAAGGACGTGTAAAATACGGAATGCCAAAAGGATCAGATGACTTGCGAGAAAAAATTGCAAAACATATCTCATCTATATCATCTGAGAACATACTTGTAACACCTGGTGCAAGATTTGCAGTGTATCTTGCAATAGAGACACTACTTGAATGTGGAGATGAGATTATAATTATAGAACCTGCATGGCCTGCATACAGTCAATGTGCAACCAACGCTGGTGTCAAGACACGAATAATCAAAACCAGCATCGAGAGTGGTTGGGAGCCATCATTGCAAGAGATAGAATCAAAGATAAATTCCAATACAAAGATGATCATATTAAATTATCCAAACAATCCAACAGGAAAGATACTCTCTGATAAAATGTTTGACTCGATAATGGATATTGCAAAAGCACACAATATGTATGTTTTAAGTGATGAGATTTACTCTCAATATGCATATACTAAAAAACACAAAAGTATAGTATCATATGGATATGAGAGATCAATTGTGGCTCAATCATTTTCAAAATCACATGCAATGACTGGATTTCGTATAGGGTATGTGGTGGCTGATAAAACCATTGTAAAAAAAATGTCTCAACTGTTGGCCTTGTGTATGACAAGCGTCTGCGAGCCGGTTCAATATGCTGCTATGAGAGTTTTAGATTATAATGTATCATCAAATGCCCATATCATACAAGACAGACTTGATATACTTTACAAAGCTGCAAAAAAAGCTGGCCTAGAGATCGTCCCACCTGATGGTGCAATGTACCTATTTTGTCGCTTACCTAGAAACCTTGACGGCGTGGTAATCTCAGAGAAGCTCTTAGAGTTTGGTGTGGCCGTGGCTCCTGGAGCATCTTTTGGGCAATATCGCAATTATATACGCCTGTCTGCGTGCGCAGATATTGGACAATTAATTAAAGGCATTAAAATAATATCTAACATGGTAAACGCGTAA
- a CDS encoding 7,8-didemethyl-8-hydroxy-5-deazariboflavin synthase subunit CofH — MATSIESLLKYADSTISDALNDALSGRKISSMQGEALLGAKGLDFHLVGMVADKLRQRSVGDTVTYVVNRNVNFTNVCVKQCGFCAFSRDFREEQGYMLPVDEIVRRAKEAHDIGITEVCIQAGLPPDMKGDLYESICSAIKTEIPDMHIHGFSPEEVLYGALKNNTSVLEFLKRLKEAGVDTLPGTAAEILDQEMRDRISPGRITVKQWIDVIKSAHSLGIHTTCTMMFGHGESAGHQARHIELLRDIQDETRGFTEFVPLGFVHDEAPMYHNGKCKSTGASATDVMLTHAVSRIMLNDSIKNIQMSWVKEGQKMAQILLSWGANDFGGTLINESISTSAGSKHGQLLRPSQIRSLVRQIGRRAAERNTMYKILRTFDDNESHDLLDNADSTSFGSYFELVKAKQFRYKNDHVT, encoded by the coding sequence ATGGCAACAAGTATAGAATCTCTGTTAAAGTATGCAGATTCTACCATCTCAGATGCTTTGAATGATGCACTCTCTGGGAGAAAGATTAGTTCGATGCAAGGTGAAGCACTCTTGGGTGCAAAAGGTTTGGATTTTCATCTAGTAGGCATGGTAGCAGATAAACTACGTCAGAGAAGCGTTGGAGATACTGTAACATATGTTGTAAATAGAAATGTGAATTTTACAAACGTTTGTGTAAAACAGTGTGGCTTTTGTGCATTTAGTCGTGACTTTAGAGAAGAGCAAGGATACATGTTGCCCGTAGATGAGATTGTACGTAGGGCCAAAGAGGCTCACGATATTGGAATCACCGAGGTGTGCATACAGGCAGGTCTTCCACCAGATATGAAAGGAGATCTATACGAGAGCATATGCTCTGCGATAAAAACAGAGATTCCAGATATGCACATACATGGTTTCTCTCCAGAAGAAGTACTGTATGGTGCACTCAAAAACAATACAAGTGTACTAGAGTTTTTAAAACGACTCAAAGAGGCAGGAGTTGATACGTTGCCAGGTACAGCAGCTGAGATTTTAGATCAAGAGATGCGCGATAGAATATCACCTGGACGTATTACCGTAAAGCAATGGATTGATGTGATAAAATCTGCGCACAGTCTTGGAATACATACAACTTGTACAATGATGTTCGGTCATGGTGAGAGTGCAGGCCATCAAGCACGCCATATAGAACTGCTCCGAGACATACAAGATGAGACTAGAGGATTTACAGAATTTGTCCCGCTTGGATTTGTGCACGATGAGGCTCCAATGTATCATAATGGTAAATGTAAAAGCACAGGAGCTAGTGCCACAGATGTCATGCTAACACATGCAGTATCACGCATTATGTTAAACGATAGTATCAAGAATATACAAATGTCATGGGTAAAAGAAGGTCAAAAGATGGCACAGATTTTACTCTCATGGGGTGCAAATGACTTTGGCGGGACACTCATAAACGAGAGCATCTCAACATCTGCTGGCTCCAAACATGGTCAGCTTTTACGCCCATCACAGATACGCTCTCTTGTACGACAGATTGGAAGAAGGGCAGCAGAACGAAATACCATGTACAAAATACTACGTACGTTTGATGATAATGAGTCACATGATCTTCTAGATAATGCAGATTCGACTTCTTTTGGATCGTATTTCGAGTTGGTAAAAGCAAAGCAATTTCGCTATAAAAACGATCATGTAACCTAG
- a CDS encoding proliferating cell nuclear antigen (pcna) translates to MLKAVITNVAEWKSVLSAIGNIVEDAMFICNKDGITFRGMDAAHVALLDVSFPNRSFESFQADTSMFGIKIEDFKNVLTAASQNDKVALTINGKDKLCITITGAMNMNYNLKLLEGREVNTPVPKIVADSKIKISPTALTRVISNIEKVSEHVTIDSNTKRIQFSGKGDIGDAKIDVLKDNPELSTLEVKESSSSVYNIEYLTQLVRTIGHSCNNVGIEYGSQTPIKLLFEMPSMTQVNYYLAPRIEN, encoded by the coding sequence ATGCTTAAAGCTGTAATCACCAACGTGGCCGAGTGGAAGTCTGTTCTCTCTGCGATCGGAAATATTGTAGAAGATGCCATGTTTATATGCAATAAAGATGGAATAACGTTCCGCGGTATGGATGCAGCCCACGTGGCACTATTAGATGTATCTTTCCCAAATCGTTCCTTTGAATCTTTTCAAGCAGATACATCGATGTTTGGTATAAAGATTGAAGATTTTAAAAATGTCCTAACTGCTGCATCTCAAAATGACAAAGTGGCCTTGACTATAAACGGCAAAGACAAACTATGCATTACAATCACTGGTGCAATGAATATGAATTATAATCTCAAACTACTCGAAGGTCGCGAGGTAAATACCCCTGTGCCAAAGATCGTGGCAGATTCAAAGATAAAAATATCTCCTACAGCACTCACACGAGTCATATCAAACATTGAAAAAGTCTCAGAGCATGTTACTATAGATTCAAATACAAAACGAATCCAGTTTTCAGGCAAAGGGGATATTGGAGATGCAAAGATTGACGTGCTTAAAGACAATCCAGAACTATCCACACTAGAGGTCAAAGAGAGCTCTAGTTCAGTATACAATATAGAATATCTTACACAGCTTGTACGTACGATTGGTCACTCGTGCAACAATGTCGGAATAGAATATGGTTCACAGACACCGATAAAACTATTATTTGAGATGCCTTCCATGACACAGGTAAATTATTATCTTGCACCTCGTATTGAAAACTAG
- a CDS encoding 3-phosphoshikimate 1-carboxyvinyltransferase — MFCSIAKSNLVGVIKCPASKSYTHRAIFLASLAKGKSIIYDPLFSADTRSTISACKGFGADISIRDDLLEITGTLEIKPAKIDAANSGTTMRIATAVASLIDGTSTLYGDASLSKRPMKALLESLSKMGAKIDAYDNMPPITIHGIIEGGNVTIRGDVSSQYVSALLMAGSMSKNGIVVDIDGSLVSKDYVAYTIETMKRFGVLVKRTDLGYSCDRQRYVATKFTVPFDTSILALLVVAKILFGERLEIDIGRSKDGPSESSHIIEICSKMGISICFENERCIVENSKSADTQIIDLIDQPDLFPAMAVLALKGSKKTIITGIGHTKYKETDRITVISTELAKTGAIITKTDDSLTIECTQRLKPAKFDARGDHRLFMAFCLAGMYIGECTVTDPESVAISYPDFIKDICTVGGKIKL, encoded by the coding sequence ATGTTTTGTAGCATAGCAAAATCAAATCTTGTAGGGGTTATAAAATGTCCTGCAAGTAAAAGCTATACACATAGAGCTATATTTCTTGCATCTTTGGCAAAAGGTAAAAGTATCATATATGATCCATTATTCTCTGCAGATACTAGATCTACAATATCTGCATGCAAAGGATTTGGTGCAGATATTTCAATTAGAGATGATCTATTAGAGATAACAGGAACACTAGAGATAAAACCGGCAAAAATAGATGCGGCAAACTCTGGAACTACAATGAGGATAGCTACAGCAGTTGCATCTTTGATAGATGGTACTAGCACATTGTATGGAGATGCGAGTCTCTCAAAGCGTCCAATGAAGGCCTTGCTAGAATCACTAAGCAAGATGGGTGCAAAGATTGACGCATATGATAATATGCCTCCAATAACCATACACGGCATCATAGAGGGCGGCAATGTGACAATTCGAGGAGATGTATCTAGCCAATATGTATCTGCTTTACTCATGGCCGGTTCGATGAGTAAAAATGGCATAGTTGTAGATATTGATGGGTCACTTGTATCAAAAGACTATGTTGCATACACCATAGAGACGATGAAGAGGTTTGGTGTACTAGTAAAACGCACAGATCTTGGATACTCGTGCGATAGACAAAGATATGTTGCAACAAAGTTTACCGTTCCTTTTGATACCTCGATACTAGCACTGCTTGTTGTAGCAAAAATTCTCTTTGGTGAAAGACTAGAGATAGATATAGGCAGATCAAAGGATGGGCCATCTGAGAGCTCGCACATAATAGAGATCTGCTCAAAGATGGGCATCTCTATCTGCTTTGAGAATGAGAGGTGCATTGTAGAAAATTCTAAAAGTGCAGATACGCAAATAATAGATCTAATAGATCAGCCAGATCTTTTTCCAGCCATGGCAGTACTTGCACTAAAAGGATCCAAAAAGACGATCATAACTGGAATAGGACATACAAAATACAAAGAGACAGATAGGATTACAGTAATCTCTACAGAGCTTGCAAAGACTGGAGCTATTATTACTAAAACCGACGATAGCCTCACCATAGAATGTACTCAGCGATTAAAACCTGCAAAGTTTGATGCTAGAGGAGATCATAGATTATTTATGGCATTTTGTCTAGCTGGTATGTACATTGGAGAGTGCACCGTAACTGACCCTGAATCTGTTGCAATCTCGTATCCAGACTTTATCAAAGATATCTGTACAGTCGGTGGAAAGATCAAACTCTAG
- a CDS encoding hydroxymethylpyrimidine/phosphomethylpyrimidine kinase produces the protein MNALTIAGSDPSSGAGVQRDLQVFERLGLYGLSAITAITSQNTHTFYGTESVSAKSILGQIDAVLDDFDISAIKIGMLHTIPTMRIVQKRLMDVKCPIIVDPTVSSTTGGTLLPKNLVKEFQKRIVPLAYAITPNVYECGIISGKKCRNVSEITTSASILTKMGAKNVLVTGVMSVNVVRDYVFGDETFFISHKKINSENRGSGCTFSSALAGYMAMGYSFTKSVKMAGEFAQKFIIDAKKIGKGFPIVGSKRHNPLRDDLVYAISKFSNMKNAYMFIPECQTNFVYAKPNPKTIDDVWGIQGRIVRTGKNVTICGRITLGGSRHVASAIIEMCKKFPTIRAAVNMRYNESTIKKIKDAKMHMSSYDRSFEPSSIRKAQSGSMTWGIREAIKDAKTPHDVIFHTGDHGKEPMILIFGSTPSDVLGKIAMIIYP, from the coding sequence ATGAATGCGCTAACCATTGCAGGATCAGATCCTTCTAGTGGTGCTGGAGTACAAAGGGATCTACAAGTGTTTGAAAGATTGGGTCTTTACGGATTATCTGCTATTACTGCGATAACAAGTCAAAATACCCATACATTTTATGGAACCGAATCTGTATCGGCAAAATCAATTCTAGGACAGATTGATGCAGTACTAGATGATTTTGATATATCTGCCATAAAGATTGGTATGTTGCATACCATTCCGACTATGCGCATCGTACAAAAACGCCTCATGGATGTCAAATGTCCTATTATAGTAGATCCTACGGTATCTTCAACTACTGGTGGCACGCTTTTACCAAAAAATCTAGTCAAAGAATTTCAAAAACGTATAGTCCCATTAGCATATGCTATAACTCCAAATGTGTATGAATGTGGTATCATATCTGGAAAAAAATGTCGAAATGTTTCTGAAATTACAACATCTGCATCTATCTTGACAAAGATGGGAGCCAAAAATGTTCTAGTTACTGGTGTAATGTCTGTAAACGTTGTCAGAGATTATGTGTTTGGAGATGAGACATTTTTCATATCTCATAAAAAAATCAACTCTGAAAATCGTGGTAGTGGATGTACATTCTCTTCTGCACTTGCTGGATACATGGCAATGGGATATTCTTTTACAAAATCAGTCAAAATGGCAGGAGAATTTGCTCAAAAATTTATCATCGATGCAAAAAAAATTGGAAAAGGATTTCCCATCGTCGGATCAAAAAGACATAATCCATTAAGAGATGATCTTGTATATGCAATATCTAAATTTTCAAATATGAAAAATGCATATATGTTCATACCTGAATGCCAAACAAATTTTGTATATGCAAAGCCAAATCCAAAAACCATAGACGACGTGTGGGGTATACAAGGACGTATCGTACGTACAGGAAAAAATGTCACAATATGTGGAAGAATAACACTAGGTGGGTCAAGGCACGTGGCCTCTGCTATAATCGAGATGTGTAAAAAATTTCCCACAATCAGAGCTGCAGTAAACATGAGATATAATGAATCGACCATTAAAAAAATAAAAGATGCAAAAATGCACATGTCAAGCTATGATCGAAGTTTTGAGCCATCTAGTATTAGAAAAGCCCAAAGTGGTAGTATGACATGGGGCATACGCGAGGCAATTAAAGATGCAAAAACTCCTCACGATGTCATATTCCATACGGGGGATCACGGAAAAGAACCCATGATTTTGATCTTTGGTAGTACGCCATCTGATGTATTGGGCAAAATTGCAATGATAATCTATCCATAA
- a CDS encoding sodium:calcium antiporter, with amino-acid sequence MDILVSIILVVTGLAMLCYGGNWLVDGGIVIAKRFRISPLIIGMTVVAYGTSAPELATSLAAGTHGAIVLGNVVGSNIANIGMVIGIAAILTPLAIKKRIVRTVVPIMIGFSLLLVVLSFDGELNIYDGTLLLGLLLAFTIYTYKTTRSMTKNKQEKIKIDKKSIVKLVFGVALLYVGSILAVNNMVDIANDVGISEKVIGITVLAIGTSLPELVTSIAAIKRGETNIGIGNIIGSNIYNILMIVGITSIIFGITVPKSIEFDYIVMMAFGLAMLIAFRGKINMTIGIILVVAYAMYMLFLITN; translated from the coding sequence ATGGATATACTCGTCAGTATTATACTTGTAGTAACTGGACTTGCTATGCTATGTTATGGTGGAAATTGGCTTGTCGATGGTGGCATCGTAATAGCTAAAAGATTCCGTATCAGCCCACTGATAATAGGAATGACCGTTGTAGCATATGGAACATCTGCTCCAGAACTTGCAACTAGTCTTGCAGCTGGAACTCATGGTGCAATAGTGTTGGGTAATGTGGTGGGAAGTAATATTGCAAACATTGGAATGGTTATTGGCATAGCTGCAATTTTGACTCCACTTGCCATAAAGAAACGTATAGTCCGTACAGTCGTTCCAATAATGATTGGATTCTCTTTACTACTTGTGGTACTCTCTTTTGACGGAGAGTTGAACATATATGATGGTACACTCTTGTTGGGATTGCTTTTAGCGTTTACCATCTATACATACAAAACAACTCGCTCTATGACAAAAAACAAACAAGAAAAAATAAAGATTGATAAAAAATCCATTGTAAAACTTGTATTTGGTGTGGCATTGTTGTATGTAGGTTCTATACTTGCAGTAAACAACATGGTGGATATTGCTAATGATGTGGGCATCTCTGAAAAGGTTATAGGAATTACAGTTCTTGCAATAGGAACATCGTTACCAGAACTAGTAACATCAATTGCAGCAATAAAGCGTGGAGAGACAAATATAGGAATTGGAAATATCATTGGAAGTAACATATACAACATATTGATGATCGTTGGAATTACCTCGATAATATTTGGTATAACTGTTCCAAAATCCATAGAATTTGATTATATAGTAATGATGGCATTTGGACTTGCAATGTTGATTGCATTTCGTGGAAAAATAAACATGACTATAGGTATTATCTTGGTTGTAGCATATGCTATGTATATGTTATTTTTGATTACAAACTAG
- a CDS encoding Prephenate dehydrogenase, with the protein MGKVAKNIAILGAGGSMGLWFAKYFLSLKYNVTGFDSEKEIKVKNVINANSLVGAILTADYVILCTPARKTPEIIRLIAKEMKRGAYLVDIASQKSKTSSALAKIPAKISPICIHPMFGPGTSSIKGKNVISIPIRDAKKELTVTKQLLAGANFVTIDANEHDKRIASILGLTHMVNLIFANIISKDEKSGLTDKMSGVTFKTQKILAESILTESPQLIESIISNPELRRIAEEFWKDMGRMLTSVQDTKIEEIVNYINTCKERLDANSDVTTSVKKMKTISRVLEK; encoded by the coding sequence ATGGGCAAAGTTGCAAAAAATATAGCTATACTAGGAGCTGGCGGAAGCATGGGTTTGTGGTTTGCAAAATATTTTTTATCTTTAAAATACAATGTGACAGGATTTGACTCTGAAAAAGAGATAAAGGTAAAGAATGTGATAAATGCAAACTCACTTGTTGGCGCAATATTGACAGCAGACTATGTCATATTGTGTACCCCTGCACGCAAGACTCCAGAGATCATACGACTCATTGCAAAAGAGATGAAACGAGGTGCATACCTTGTTGATATTGCTTCACAAAAATCAAAGACCTCTTCTGCACTAGCAAAGATACCTGCAAAGATTAGTCCAATTTGTATACACCCAATGTTCGGTCCTGGAACTAGTTCAATAAAAGGTAAAAATGTCATATCGATTCCGATACGCGATGCAAAAAAAGAGCTCACCGTAACAAAACAACTCTTGGCTGGTGCAAACTTTGTCACCATTGATGCAAACGAACACGATAAAAGAATTGCTAGTATACTTGGTCTAACTCACATGGTCAACCTCATATTTGCAAACATTATATCAAAGGATGAAAAGTCAGGTCTTACCGATAAAATGTCAGGTGTCACATTCAAGACACAGAAAATACTAGCCGAGAGTATATTGACTGAATCTCCACAACTCATAGAGTCCATCATATCAAACCCCGAACTACGTCGTATTGCTGAAGAATTTTGGAAAGATATGGGTAGAATGCTTACAAGTGTGCAAGATACAAAGATCGAAGAGATTGTAAATTATATAAACACGTGTAAAGAACGCCTAGATGCAAACTCTGATGTTACAACATCAGTTAAAAAAATGAAAACAATCTCTCGTGTACTAGAAAAATAA
- a CDS encoding thiamine biosynthesis protein ThiC, translated as MVTQMSSARRGVPTDQMRLVAKDEDVELPWLVRAVAKGSVIIPSNTARPQQIHNVGIGKGLKTKVNVNIGTSTLNVDIDAEIEKAHTAIKYHADTIMDLSDGGDVGQIRLDLMSEAPITFGTVPIYEAYNKAIMNHKNPMNMTEDDFLRAFENNAKDGVDYTTIHAGITKDIAKRIMHVKRHGGIVSKGGTITAAWMLKYEKENPYYSNYDYLVEVARKYDVTFSLGDALRPGSILDSHDELQVQEMINVARLTKQAHEKDVQVMVEGPGHVPLDEIAANVRLAKSLIGDVPYYVLGPLVTDVASGHDHIASAIGAAISASKGVDLLCYLTPSEHLALPNSKEVKAGLIAYRIAAHAADLVKMREKAIKWDQKMTEARRTLDWESQIALSIDPEEAARIHSRTGQHPGNNVPCTMCGGACVYVMLPQQRKYDNQTEDIQKGKPVSQTRNGI; from the coding sequence ATGGTCACACAAATGTCCTCGGCAAGGCGTGGGGTTCCAACAGATCAAATGCGTCTAGTTGCCAAAGATGAAGATGTAGAGCTACCATGGCTAGTACGTGCAGTTGCAAAGGGCTCGGTCATAATACCTAGTAACACTGCAAGACCACAGCAGATACACAATGTTGGAATAGGCAAGGGATTAAAGACTAAAGTTAATGTAAATATTGGCACCTCTACCTTGAACGTAGACATTGATGCTGAGATTGAGAAAGCACATACAGCAATAAAATATCATGCAGATACCATAATGGACTTGAGTGATGGTGGAGATGTAGGACAGATTCGTTTAGATCTAATGAGTGAGGCTCCAATCACATTTGGTACTGTTCCAATATATGAAGCATACAACAAGGCAATAATGAATCATAAAAACCCCATGAATATGACCGAGGATGATTTTTTACGCGCTTTTGAAAACAACGCCAAAGATGGTGTAGACTATACTACCATACACGCGGGGATTACAAAAGATATTGCAAAGCGCATAATGCATGTGAAACGCCATGGTGGCATAGTAAGCAAAGGTGGAACAATTACAGCTGCATGGATGCTAAAGTATGAAAAAGAAAATCCATATTATTCAAACTATGACTATCTTGTAGAGGTTGCAAGAAAATATGATGTAACATTTAGTCTAGGCGATGCACTACGCCCTGGCTCTATACTAGACTCGCACGATGAACTACAAGTGCAAGAGATGATAAACGTGGCAAGACTCACAAAACAAGCACATGAAAAAGATGTCCAGGTAATGGTAGAAGGTCCAGGACATGTTCCACTAGATGAGATTGCAGCAAATGTGCGACTTGCAAAATCGCTCATAGGCGATGTGCCTTATTATGTTCTAGGACCTCTTGTAACAGACGTGGCTTCTGGACACGATCACATTGCAAGTGCAATAGGAGCTGCAATATCTGCAAGTAAAGGAGTCGACTTGTTGTGTTATCTAACCCCATCAGAGCACCTTGCATTACCAAACTCCAAAGAGGTAAAGGCAGGTCTTATTGCATATAGGATTGCAGCACATGCTGCAGACCTTGTAAAGATGAGAGAAAAGGCCATCAAATGGGATCAAAAGATGACAGAAGCTAGGCGTACTTTGGACTGGGAATCACAGATAGCCCTATCCATAGACCCCGAAGAGGCTGCCCGCATACACTCGCGTACAGGGCAACATCCTGGAAATAATGTTCCATGTACAATGTGCGGTGGCGCATGTGTCTATGTCATGTTACCACAACAGAGAAAATACGACAACCAAACAGAGGATATACAAAAAGGCAAACCTGTATCACAGACTCGAAATGGAATCTAG